One genomic window of Paenisporosarcina antarctica includes the following:
- a CDS encoding helix-turn-helix domain-containing protein, with protein MNNFGHVIKLERVRKNMKQITLAQGICTPSYLSKIENNSIVPSQEVIELLLKRLELSISQNKNLNDESYLKQIREIYFNAVMNKDRELAAIQLKEINTERYLFSDSTNYYTYQLMVLRLTLIVQDIRHDTSELIMALSELSGNFNEYQMFLFNSCVGSYYSFKLDFNSTLQAYEKAITYSQKVNMEKWEEADFHYQLGHCYITQQRWVISIEYIQKSLEFFKNGFFNTRVVECHLMLAVAQDNSYQYEKAYQNLLLAQKIASQLNLKEHFPIITQNLGNTASVRGHSDKAIQYFLESLESRKDNDEKLPTIYSLVKEYSKLKNSQQIIKWAKFGLSLINENQNPGFETFSHHFNVYLARETDQLLFEKTTINAYNFFREIKDYRHTEKYSLLLGNFYYKNSKYKNAAKYFALSNENMFKKNKISCWEDL; from the coding sequence ATGAATAACTTTGGACACGTTATCAAACTTGAGAGAGTTAGAAAGAATATGAAACAAATAACATTAGCTCAAGGGATTTGTACGCCTTCTTATCTCAGTAAAATTGAAAATAATTCAATTGTACCAAGCCAAGAAGTAATCGAATTACTATTAAAACGACTTGAATTATCAATCAGCCAAAATAAAAATTTAAACGATGAAAGTTATCTTAAACAAATTCGGGAAATCTATTTTAATGCTGTCATGAATAAAGACCGTGAACTTGCAGCTATACAACTAAAGGAAATTAATACTGAACGTTATCTGTTCAGTGATTCAACAAACTATTATACCTATCAACTTATGGTCCTAAGATTAACCCTAATCGTGCAAGATATCCGCCATGACACAAGTGAGTTAATTATGGCATTATCTGAGCTTTCTGGGAACTTTAATGAATACCAGATGTTTTTGTTTAACTCATGTGTGGGAAGCTATTATTCATTTAAATTAGACTTTAATTCGACACTCCAAGCATATGAAAAAGCAATTACTTACTCCCAAAAGGTTAATATGGAAAAATGGGAAGAAGCTGATTTTCACTATCAACTAGGTCATTGTTACATAACGCAACAACGCTGGGTAATTTCTATTGAATACATTCAAAAATCTTTAGAGTTTTTTAAGAATGGGTTCTTCAATACACGAGTTGTTGAATGTCACTTAATGCTGGCTGTTGCTCAAGACAATTCTTATCAATATGAAAAAGCTTATCAAAATCTGTTACTCGCTCAAAAAATTGCCTCACAACTTAATTTAAAGGAACATTTCCCAATAATTACACAAAACTTAGGCAATACTGCTTCTGTTAGAGGTCATTCAGATAAAGCCATTCAATATTTTTTAGAGAGTCTTGAATCTAGAAAAGATAATGATGAAAAATTGCCTACTATTTATTCATTAGTAAAAGAATACTCAAAATTAAAGAATTCCCAGCAAATAATAAAGTGGGCTAAATTTGGCCTTTCATTAATTAATGAAAATCAGAACCCTGGTTTTGAAACATTCTCACACCATTTTAACGTTTATTTGGCTAGAGAAACAGACCAACTACTCTTTGAGAAAACAACCATAAATGCATATAATTTCTTTAGAGAGATTAAAGACTATCGTCATACTGAAAAGTACTCATTATTATTAGGCAATTTCTATTATAAAAATAGTAAATACAAAAATGCAGCGAAATACTTTGCATTATCTAATGAAAATATGTTCAAAAAAAACAAGATTTCTTGTTGGGAAGATTTATAA
- a CDS encoding FAD-dependent oxidoreductase has product MCALELPKFTKSYWRKKLSNKTFPALDSDITTDVCIVGAGIAGITAAYLLAKEGVNVTVIEGSKIVSGTTGFTTAKITAQHGVIYDELTKIFGKTQARQYFDANQHALEQIKDWIDTLSINCDFEERHAVLYAQTPEGVEQLKKEKSAYDQLGIPGDLSTSINELPFPVSETLTLPNQAQFHPVKYMYGLVKEAQNLGVNFHENTRAATLIHGENILIETMEGNKIKTKQVLVTSHFPFNDKEGLYFSRLSPQRSYVVCVKVPSVDLDGMYINVEKPTRSIRTAKGEKGESYVIVGGEGHKTGQHEDSSHQDSTNDRYEILTQFAKQHFAVESIDSHWSAQDYETLDRLPYIGEMTSGFSDVFVATGFDKWGMTNGTIAGLLLADLAQNKFNSYTGLYSPTRTKTKKEDIKHFVKINTNVAKELVTGKLNRPSDSVDDIKNDEGRIVMVDNHKTGAYKDKNGQLHLVKPTCTHLGCDVHWNDGERSWDCPCHGSRFSYKGEVLEGPAVNPLEKM; this is encoded by the coding sequence ATGTGTGCACTCGAGTTGCCAAAATTCACAAAATCATATTGGAGAAAAAAACTATCAAACAAAACATTTCCAGCATTAGATTCGGATATCACAACGGATGTTTGTATTGTCGGAGCTGGAATTGCAGGCATTACTGCAGCGTATTTACTTGCTAAAGAAGGTGTCAATGTAACGGTTATTGAAGGTAGTAAAATCGTCAGTGGGACAACAGGGTTTACGACGGCTAAAATAACTGCACAGCACGGAGTTATTTATGATGAATTAACGAAAATATTTGGTAAGACGCAAGCACGTCAGTATTTTGATGCCAATCAACATGCACTCGAACAAATAAAAGATTGGATAGACACTCTTTCTATTAATTGTGATTTTGAGGAAAGACATGCTGTTCTCTACGCACAAACTCCTGAAGGTGTTGAACAATTGAAGAAAGAGAAATCAGCTTATGACCAACTTGGGATTCCTGGTGACCTATCCACCTCCATAAATGAACTTCCATTTCCAGTTAGTGAAACATTAACATTACCTAATCAAGCACAATTTCACCCCGTCAAATATATGTATGGATTAGTTAAAGAAGCACAAAATCTAGGGGTGAATTTCCACGAAAATACGCGCGCAGCAACACTAATTCATGGGGAAAATATTCTCATTGAAACGATGGAAGGGAATAAAATTAAGACAAAACAAGTTCTAGTAACAAGTCACTTTCCGTTTAACGATAAAGAAGGACTCTATTTTTCGCGCTTGTCACCTCAACGTTCCTACGTAGTTTGTGTAAAAGTCCCTAGTGTGGACCTAGATGGCATGTATATTAATGTCGAAAAACCAACGCGCTCCATTCGAACAGCGAAAGGAGAAAAAGGGGAAAGTTATGTAATTGTCGGAGGTGAAGGACATAAGACAGGACAGCATGAAGACTCTAGTCATCAGGACTCTACTAATGACCGTTATGAAATACTAACTCAATTCGCCAAACAACATTTCGCGGTTGAGTCTATCGATAGTCATTGGTCTGCTCAAGATTATGAGACCCTCGATCGTCTACCCTATATTGGGGAAATGACGAGTGGCTTTTCTGATGTGTTTGTAGCCACGGGATTCGATAAATGGGGGATGACGAATGGAACAATTGCGGGTCTTTTACTTGCAGATCTTGCACAAAATAAATTCAATTCATATACGGGCTTATACTCACCAACTCGAACAAAAACTAAAAAAGAAGACATTAAACATTTTGTGAAAATAAACACCAATGTCGCAAAAGAATTAGTGACTGGTAAATTAAATCGTCCTTCAGACTCTGTGGATGATATAAAAAATGATGAAGGACGCATTGTGATGGTGGATAACCACAAAACAGGCGCCTATAAGGATAAAAATGGTCAACTTCACTTAGTCAAACCAACATGTACTCATTTAGGTTGTGATGTACATTGGAATGATGGGGAACGTTCGTGGGATTGTCCATGCCACGGTTCACGTTTCTCATATAAAGGGGAAGTTTTAGAAGGGCCTGCGGTGAATCCTTTGGAAAAAATGTGA
- a CDS encoding S9 family peptidase, with translation MIKRKLTIEDLSRLVSVTQPTLAPNQQEAVFVQTKIDEKENTYQANLWHVDLASKKVTQWTHGKEKVSSPLYSQDGTELAYLSTREDINQLYVVPTNGGEARKVTSLEKGVASFLWSPCGKKIWFVASLKEGKLFTDDPEKEENKKPEPYIVDKMKYKMDGTGLLPQDTYKHIGVINTQTGEVTQFTEGNYSYALHAISQDGTKIVFSVNRSENQDFEFRQPLYLVDVESKQETTIIEEDGNFGGAAFSFDDAKLAFVGSEGTYKNATHTELYVYDIESGSREVLTEGIDAPVGDYVVADHQQGSNAPSVVWTKDNHLYFQVSTMGDVRLYAASLEGEMYPATGDDEHIYGYDVAKSGEFALVTISNPTKVGELYLHTIATGERQALTSFNASFENEVELIPAQAIVYKGAKEWDVHGWLMKPTGYVEGQKYPLIVEIHGGPHAMYANTFFHELQLLTAQGYGVLYVNPRGSHGYSQQFVDAVRDDYGGGDYEDIMAGLDFVLSENTWIDESRLGVTGGSYGGFMTNWIVGHTNRFKAAVTLRSISNWVSFFGVSDIGYYFSDWQIGADMTDVEKLWDHSPLKYAKNIETPLLIMHSEKDFRCPIEQAEQLYITLKQMKKETGFVRFPDSDHNLSRTGYPNLRYARLKQITDWFDKYL, from the coding sequence GTGATAAAGCGTAAATTGACGATAGAAGATTTAAGTAGATTGGTGTCGGTAACACAGCCCACTTTGGCGCCAAACCAACAAGAAGCGGTTTTTGTTCAAACAAAAATTGATGAAAAAGAAAATACATATCAAGCAAATTTATGGCATGTAGATTTAGCTTCCAAAAAAGTAACGCAATGGACACATGGAAAAGAAAAAGTTTCAAGCCCATTATACTCTCAAGATGGAACAGAGCTTGCTTATCTTTCCACGCGTGAAGATATAAATCAATTATATGTAGTACCTACTAACGGCGGAGAAGCACGCAAAGTTACATCATTAGAGAAAGGTGTAGCTAGTTTTTTGTGGTCACCATGTGGAAAGAAAATTTGGTTTGTGGCTTCTTTAAAAGAAGGAAAGCTTTTTACTGACGATCCGGAAAAAGAAGAAAATAAAAAGCCTGAACCTTATATAGTGGATAAAATGAAGTACAAAATGGATGGTACGGGTTTACTTCCTCAAGATACCTATAAGCATATTGGCGTCATTAATACTCAAACGGGTGAAGTGACACAATTTACAGAAGGTAATTATTCGTATGCCTTGCACGCTATTTCTCAAGATGGAACGAAAATCGTATTCAGTGTTAACCGTTCTGAAAATCAAGATTTTGAATTCCGTCAACCGTTGTATTTGGTAGATGTAGAATCGAAACAAGAAACGACGATTATTGAAGAAGATGGAAATTTTGGTGGAGCAGCGTTTTCATTTGATGATGCGAAGTTAGCGTTTGTAGGGAGTGAAGGAACTTACAAGAATGCGACACATACGGAACTTTATGTCTACGATATAGAGTCAGGTTCACGGGAGGTTTTGACCGAAGGCATTGATGCTCCAGTGGGAGATTATGTCGTTGCAGATCATCAACAAGGATCAAATGCACCAAGCGTTGTATGGACGAAGGATAATCATCTGTATTTCCAAGTTTCAACAATGGGTGACGTACGTTTATATGCTGCTTCTTTAGAAGGAGAAATGTATCCAGCTACGGGTGACGATGAACATATATATGGTTATGATGTAGCGAAATCTGGTGAGTTTGCGCTCGTTACTATTTCAAATCCAACGAAAGTCGGCGAACTCTATCTACATACAATCGCTACGGGTGAACGACAAGCTTTAACTTCATTCAATGCGTCATTTGAAAACGAAGTAGAACTTATTCCAGCGCAAGCTATTGTTTACAAAGGGGCAAAAGAGTGGGACGTTCATGGTTGGTTAATGAAACCAACAGGTTATGTAGAAGGACAAAAGTATCCGTTAATTGTCGAGATTCATGGTGGTCCACACGCAATGTATGCCAATACATTTTTCCATGAGCTTCAGCTTTTAACAGCACAAGGGTATGGAGTCTTGTATGTAAATCCACGTGGAAGTCACGGTTATAGCCAACAATTTGTAGATGCTGTTCGAGACGATTATGGGGGTGGCGACTATGAAGATATTATGGCAGGCTTGGACTTCGTTTTATCCGAAAATACCTGGATAGACGAAAGTCGTCTTGGTGTAACGGGTGGAAGTTACGGTGGCTTTATGACGAACTGGATAGTCGGTCATACAAATCGATTTAAAGCAGCTGTTACACTGCGTTCCATTTCGAACTGGGTCAGTTTCTTTGGTGTTTCTGATATTGGTTATTATTTCAGCGATTGGCAAATTGGGGCAGATATGACAGACGTGGAAAAGTTGTGGGACCATTCTCCACTGAAATATGCCAAAAATATTGAAACGCCTTTATTAATTATGCACAGTGAAAAAGATTTCCGTTGTCCAATCGAACAAGCAGAGCAACTTTATATCACGTTGAAACAAATGAAGAAAGAAACTGGCTTTGTACGTTTCCCAGACTCTGACCACAACTTGTCACGCACTGGCTATCCTAATTTACGTTATGCAAGGCTTAAACAAATTACGGATTGGTTTGACAAATATTTATGA
- a CDS encoding class I SAM-dependent methyltransferase codes for MGREFVEIFDEWVHSYDESVSGKDPEYRDVFTKYDEILLAVAKKSFGTVVEFGTGTGNLTAKLIAAGYSVIGIEPNAAMRTVTAKRFPELTIVDGDLLVFEAPQKVDTFVSTYVFHHLKDPDKEKALSLYASLLPIGGKIVFADTVFTSEEAKQAQISKERARGFNNVADDLEREYYTTIPILTETFEKAGFTVQFEQMNDFVWLMDAIKK; via the coding sequence ATGGGGCGTGAATTCGTAGAAATATTTGATGAGTGGGTACATTCTTATGATGAGTCAGTTTCTGGCAAAGATCCTGAATATCGTGATGTATTTACAAAATATGATGAAATTCTTTTGGCAGTTGCAAAAAAATCTTTTGGTACGGTTGTTGAATTTGGTACAGGTACTGGCAATTTAACGGCGAAGTTAATAGCAGCCGGTTATTCGGTTATTGGCATCGAACCAAATGCTGCGATGCGCACTGTAACAGCGAAACGGTTTCCTGAATTGACGATAGTAGATGGTGATTTATTAGTTTTTGAGGCACCTCAAAAAGTCGATACGTTTGTTAGTACGTATGTATTTCACCATTTAAAAGATCCTGATAAAGAAAAAGCTTTATCCTTATATGCTAGTTTACTACCTATTGGTGGTAAAATTGTATTTGCAGACACAGTATTTACGTCTGAAGAAGCAAAACAAGCTCAGATTTCAAAAGAACGTGCACGTGGTTTTAACAATGTAGCAGACGACTTGGAACGTGAATACTACACTACGATTCCTATTCTTACAGAAACATTTGAAAAAGCAGGATTTACTGTTCAATTTGAACAGATGAATGACTTTGTGTGGCTAATGGATGCAATTAAAAAATAA
- a CDS encoding S-ribosylhomocysteine lyase, whose protein sequence is MKQMNVESFNLDHTKVIAPYVRLAGQKLGINGDEILKYDIRFKQPNKEHMEMAGLHSIEHLMAENIRNHTDKVVDMSPMGCQTGFYLAVINHDNYEEILIILEKTLEDVLQATEVPACNVLQCGWAANHSLEGAKDIARDMLAKKDEWRTVFAEEA, encoded by the coding sequence ATGAAACAGATGAATGTTGAAAGTTTTAACTTGGACCATACGAAAGTAATAGCTCCATATGTACGATTAGCAGGACAAAAACTAGGCATAAATGGCGATGAAATTTTAAAATATGATATTCGTTTTAAACAACCAAATAAAGAACATATGGAAATGGCTGGGTTACATTCTATTGAGCATTTAATGGCTGAAAACATCCGTAACCATACAGATAAAGTGGTAGATATGAGTCCAATGGGATGCCAAACTGGATTTTATTTGGCCGTTATCAATCACGACAACTACGAAGAAATCTTAATCATTTTAGAAAAAACATTGGAAGATGTTTTGCAAGCAACTGAAGTTCCAGCTTGTAATGTGTTGCAATGTGGATGGGCTGCTAACCACAGTTTAGAAGGAGCAAAAGACATCGCACGCGATATGTTAGCGAAGAAAGATGAGTGGCGTACGGTATTTGCGGAGGAAGCATAA
- a CDS encoding PLP-dependent cysteine synthase family protein — protein sequence MNVYGSVHELIGNTPVVEIKNIDIPNNCRIFAKLEFMNPGGSVKDRLGVSLLKDAEESGKLQPGGTIIEPTAGNTGIGVALAAIGKGYIVKFVVPQKFSMEKQTLMRALGAEIVNTPTELGMKGAIKKAEELVKETPCAFSPSQFSNPANPETYVHTLGPELWRDLDGQIDVFVAGAGSGGTFMGTSTYLKSQDSNIKTVIVEPEGSIINGGDPGSHYTEGIGMEFLPAYMDKEYFNAIHTVTDKNAFAKLRVLAKEEGLLVGSSSGAAFYAALEEAKVAKPGSHIVTIFADSSERYLSQNVYELLKEDDLK from the coding sequence ATGAATGTATACGGTAGCGTTCATGAACTGATTGGGAATACTCCAGTCGTAGAAATTAAAAATATCGACATTCCAAATAACTGTCGTATTTTTGCTAAGCTTGAGTTTATGAACCCAGGTGGTAGTGTAAAAGATCGTTTAGGAGTGTCTTTATTAAAAGATGCTGAGGAATCGGGTAAACTGCAACCAGGTGGAACAATTATAGAGCCTACAGCAGGTAACACAGGAATCGGTGTAGCTTTAGCCGCAATCGGTAAAGGCTACATAGTTAAATTTGTTGTTCCACAAAAATTCAGTATGGAAAAACAAACATTAATGCGTGCACTTGGTGCTGAAATAGTAAATACACCGACTGAACTTGGAATGAAAGGTGCCATTAAAAAAGCTGAGGAGCTCGTAAAAGAAACCCCGTGTGCTTTTTCACCGTCACAATTTTCCAACCCAGCAAACCCGGAAACTTACGTTCACACATTGGGACCTGAACTTTGGCGTGATTTAGACGGTCAAATTGACGTCTTTGTCGCAGGAGCAGGTTCTGGTGGAACATTTATGGGCACTTCAACGTATTTGAAAAGCCAGGATTCTAATATTAAGACGGTAATTGTTGAACCCGAAGGATCCATTATAAATGGAGGAGACCCAGGTTCACATTATACGGAAGGCATAGGCATGGAATTTTTGCCAGCCTATATGGACAAAGAGTATTTTAACGCCATTCATACCGTTACTGATAAGAATGCTTTTGCAAAACTACGAGTGTTGGCTAAAGAAGAAGGTCTTCTTGTTGGCAGTTCTTCAGGAGCCGCGTTTTATGCTGCTCTAGAAGAAGCGAAAGTTGCCAAACCGGGCAGTCATATTGTAACTATTTTTGCTGACTCAAGTGAACGTTACTTAAGTCAAAATGTCTATGAGTTATTAAAGGAGGACGATTTAAAATGA
- a CDS encoding bifunctional cystathionine gamma-lyase/homocysteine desulfhydrase, with protein MRLKTKLIHAGIVGDETTGAVSTPIYQVSTYKQDAVGDFRGYEYSRTGNPTRHALEVLISDLEGGHAGFAFGSGMAAISSVMMLFNAGDHIVMTDDVYGGTYRVMTKVLNRFGIESTFVDSSNAAEVEAAIQENTKAVFLETPTNPLLKVTDIAEISKLAKSKGLLTIVDSTFMTPYLQQPISLGADIVLHSATKYIGGHSDVVAGLVVVATEELAIDLHTVQNSVGAILGPQDSWLLIRGLKTLGIRMEETNSNAIRIAEFLVAHDAVGKVYYPGLETHTGHDVMKKQTTGFGGMISFDVGSTEKTTQLLKKLRYFTLAESLGAVESLISVPAQMTHASIPAERRQELGIVDGLVRISVGIEDIEDLLEDLEQALA; from the coding sequence ATGAGACTTAAAACGAAATTAATTCACGCCGGAATCGTTGGAGATGAAACAACAGGAGCCGTCTCTACTCCGATTTACCAAGTAAGCACGTATAAACAAGATGCTGTTGGCGATTTCCGTGGATACGAATATTCACGTACAGGTAATCCAACTCGTCATGCACTTGAAGTATTAATTAGTGATTTAGAGGGCGGCCATGCAGGCTTTGCTTTTGGATCAGGAATGGCAGCTATCAGTTCTGTGATGATGTTATTTAATGCGGGCGATCATATTGTCATGACAGACGACGTATACGGTGGTACATACCGTGTCATGACAAAAGTATTAAATCGTTTCGGTATTGAATCAACATTTGTCGATTCTTCAAATGCTGCTGAAGTAGAAGCGGCAATTCAAGAAAACACGAAAGCAGTCTTTTTAGAAACACCGACCAATCCTTTATTGAAAGTAACGGACATCGCAGAAATTTCAAAACTCGCGAAATCAAAAGGATTATTAACAATTGTTGATAGTACATTCATGACGCCTTACTTGCAACAACCGATCTCACTTGGTGCAGACATTGTTTTGCATAGTGCAACGAAGTATATTGGTGGTCACAGTGATGTTGTGGCTGGTTTAGTTGTTGTTGCGACAGAAGAGTTAGCGATAGACTTGCATACCGTCCAAAACTCAGTGGGTGCGATTTTAGGGCCACAAGATTCATGGTTACTTATTCGTGGATTGAAAACACTAGGTATTCGTATGGAAGAAACCAATTCAAATGCGATTCGTATTGCCGAGTTCTTAGTAGCACATGATGCAGTAGGAAAAGTGTATTATCCTGGTTTAGAAACTCATACGGGCCATGACGTTATGAAGAAACAAACGACCGGTTTTGGTGGGATGATTTCGTTTGACGTGGGAAGCACTGAAAAAACAACGCAATTATTGAAAAAATTACGTTATTTCACATTAGCTGAAAGTCTAGGGGCAGTTGAAAGTTTAATTTCTGTTCCAGCTCAAATGACGCACGCTTCAATTCCTGCAGAGCGTCGTCAAGAATTAGGGATTGTTGACGGGTTAGTTCGTATCTCTGTCGGTATCGAGGATATAGAAGATTTACTTGAAGATTTAGAGCAAGCACTAGCTTAA